GGTGAGCAGTTCGCTGGCGACGGCCCTGGGTGAGACGAGGCCGGACGGCGTGCGCAGAGTGTAGGCGAGTTGCCAGAGGGCAAGGGCCGACGTCAGGGCGATAAGGGGTGCGGCTGTTCTCTTTACAGTCCGGCGTTGGCTGCGTGAGGGTTCGGTCTGGAGGGCGTCCAGGCCGGAGGCCAGCGCCAGCGCGTGGCCGTCGGCTCCCGGCCTCTGGGCGGGTGATGCGGCCGGGTGGGGTGTGAGGTCAGCTGACATGGCGGCGGATCTCCTTGCGCAGGTGCTCGGTAATCTCGCCCGCCAGGTCGGCGACGTCACGGTCCTCGATGCGCCGTGGACGGGGGATATCGACGGGCCACTCGTGCGTGACCCGGCCGGGGCGGCTGGAGAACAGCAGGACGCGATCTCCCAGCCGGACCGCTTCGCGGACGTTGTGGGTGACGAACGCCACGCTCACCGGGGTGTGGGCCCGCACGTCGTCCAGCACCTCGTGCAGCATGTCGCGGGTGATGGCATCCAGAGCCGCGAAGGGTTCGTCCATCAGCAGGATGCGGCTGTCCTGGGCGAGTGCGCGCGCCAGGGCGACGCGTTGACGCATCCCGCCCGACAGCTCGTGGATGCGTTTGCCGTGCGCACCATCAAGCCGCACCATCCGCAGCAGCCGCCTGGCCTCCACGGTGCGGTGCCGACGCGGCATGCCGCGCAGTTCCAGCGCCAGTTCAATGTTCTGGCCAGCCGTCAGCCAGGGGAACAGGGCGTGGTCCTGGAACATCAGGGCGGGCCGTGCCGATCCTGCCCACACCGTTCCCGAGGTGGGCTTGTCCAGTCCGGCCATCAGACTGAGGAGGGTGGATTTGCCGCAGCCCGAGGCTCCGATCAGGCAGATGAACTCTCCCTCGGCGAGCGCCAGGTCGATACGGTCGAGGACCAGCGTGTCCGCGAACCGTTTCGTGGTGCCGGTCAGGCGCAGGATGGGCGCAGCGGGTGCCGGCGCCGCGGAAGCGGGGAAGCCGTTCATGCCGGTGGCCGGGCCATGCCGGCGGTCAGGGTCGCGCCATCGGCCGGGTCAATCAGGAGGAAGGAGCCGGTGCGCCGGTTGTTGGCGTAGGGGTCAACCGCGATCGGCTGGGCCGTGCGCAGCGTCACGCTTGCCAGGTCGTTGGCGCCCAGCTGGGCTGTGTTGTGCAGGTCTGCCACGAGGGCTAGAACGGTACGGGTGGTGTGCTTGAGCAGCACCCGGTCACCGGGCCGCAGCGGTTTGTCCGCGAGATGGCAGACGTCGGCGGTGAACTCCTGGGCCAGGGGCGGTGGCGAGCTTGCTGACACGATCAGGTCACCACGCGCGACGTCGATGTCGTCGGCCAGCCGCAGGGACAGTGACTGGGGGGTGTGCGCGGTGGTGACGTGGTGGCCCAGGACATCGAGCGAAGTGATCGTGGTTGTTCGCCCGGAGGGCATCACGGTGACCGCATCCTCGACGCACAGACGGCCGGAGACCAGCTGCCCGGCGTAGTGGCGGATGCCTGCGTGGCGGATGACGTACTGCACCGGGAAACGCGGTGGAGCGGCAGCCGTCTCATGGGTGACCGGCACGGTCTCCAGGTGTTCAAGGAGCGTGGGGCCGTGGTACCAGTTCATGGCTGCTGAGGGGGTCACGACGTTGTCGCCGAGGAGTGCGCAGACGGGGATGGCGGTGATCTCGGGGAGGCCGAGCCCTGCCGCGTACGCGGTGAACTCGGCAGCGACTTCCTTAAACCGGGGGTGATCGTAGTCGGCGAGGTCCATCTTGTTGACGGCGAGGACGAGGTGCGGCACGCGCAGCAGGGCCGCGATAGCGGCGTGACGTCGGGTCTGGTCGACGATCCCGCTCTGCGCGTCGGCGAGGATCACCGCGAGGTCGGCGGTGGAGGCGCCGGTGACCATGTTGCGGGTGTACTGCACATGGCCGGGCGTGTCCGCCAGGATGAAGCGGCGCCGGGGGGTGGCGAAGTAGCGGTAGGCGACATCGATGGTGATGCCCTGCTCGCGCTCGGCTCGCAGGCCGTCGGTGAGCAGAGCCAGGTCGGGGACACTCCACCCGCGGTTGCGTGAGGCCAGTTCGACGGCATCGAGCTGGTCGGAGAGGACCGACTTCGAGTCGTGCAGCAGGCGGCCGACCAGGGTGGACTTCCCGTCATCCACCGAGCCGGCCGTGGCGAATCGGAGCGTGTCCACCTCGGCGGAGGCGACGGTGGCCGCGGGAGCGGTGTCGCTGGCATTGAGCATCTTAGAAGTACCCTTCCCGCTTGCGGTCTTCCATGGCGGCCTCTGACAGCCTGTCGTCGCCCCGGGTTGCTCCGCGCTCGGTGAGCCGCGAGGCCGTGATCTCGGCGATCACAGCCTCCACCGACGTAGCTGCGGAGTCGACGGCCCCGGTGCACGACATGTCACCGACCGTGCGGTAGCGCACACGGCGCTTCTCAACCACCTCACCAGCCCTCGGACCGCCCCAGTCGCCCGGGGCCAGCCACATGCCATCCCGCCGGAAAACCTCACGCTCATGGGCGAAATAAATGGACGGCAGTTCGATCTGCTCTCGGGCGATGTACTGCCACACATCCAGTTCCGTCCAGTTCGACAGCGGGAACACCCGGACATGCTCCATCGGGAGGTGACGGCCGTTGTAGAGCTGCCACAGCTCGGGGCGCTGCCGGCGCGGCTCCCACTGCGAGAACTGGTCCCTCAGGGAGAACACCCGCTCCTTCGCGCGGGCCTTCTCCTCATCCCGCCGCCCGCCGCCAAGCACGGCGTCGAAACGCTGGAGACGGATCGCCTCGGTCAGCGGGACGCTCTGCAGCGGGTTGCGTGTGCCGTCGGGACGTTCCCGCAGCACACCGCCGTCAATGAACTCCTGCACACTCGCTACATGAAGACGCAGACCGTGGCGCGCTACCACGCCGTCGCGGTACTCGATCACCTCGGGAAAGTTGTGCCCGGTGTCCACGTGAAGCAGCGGGAAAGGCAGGGCAGCTGGCGCGAACGCCTTCAGCCCCAGATGCAGCATGACCATGGAATCCTTGCCGCCCGAGAAGAGGACGACCGGCCGCTCGAACTCGCCAGCCACCTCCCGCATGATGTACACGGCCTCAGACTCCAGCACGTCCAGATGCGACAGGCCGGAAACGCTCATCACAACCCCTCTCCCTGGGGCCCATGGGACGGGAACGAACCGAATAGGACCGAATAGGCTGGTTACGCAAGCCCCCTGGCAGCCAGCAGGGCATGAACAGCATCCGCAGACTCCCGCGGCGTCTGCGCCTCGGTACGCACCGTCAGATCCGGCGCGGACGGCGGCTCATACGGATCGTCCACACCCGTCAAACCCGTCATCAGCCCAGCGGCCTGCCGCGCATACAGCCCCTTCACATCCCGCAGCGCACACACCGCCACCGGGGCCGCAACGTACACCTCGACATACGCGGTGCCACTGTCCAAGTGACGCTTGCGCACCGCCTCCCGGCTGTCCGCATACGGCGCGATGACCGGAACAACAGCCAGCACACCATTACGGGCCAGCACCTCCGCCACCAGCCCCACCCGCCGCACATGACAGTCACGGTCCGGGCGGCTGAAACCCAGCCCCGCCGACAAAACCCCGCGCAGCTCATCGCCGTCCAGTACCTCAACCCGGCGGCCCTCACCCCGCAAACGTTCCGCAAGCAGGTACGCGATCGTCGTCTTGCCGGCACTCGGCAGACCGGTCAGCCAGACCGTGGCCCCCCGCCCCGCCACCCCCGAAGCCCCCATGTTCTTTCCTCCCTCACCGGCGGATGAGCAGACGCTGACGCACGGCATCGAGGTACCAGGCGCGGTACTTCCGCAACTGGTAGTCCTGCGGGTTCTGCGACCGAAGCCGCTCCCACGCCTCCTGCCGGCCGGTCTCGCTGCGTTCACGGGCATCCGCCAGTTCCTGTTCGCAGAGCTCCACACCGGCCGGGGTATGAGCCTGGTAGCCATAGCGCTTCATGTGACCGGCCGCCAGCGTTTCCACAATCTCGATCTCCCGGCGGTCCATGGTCTGCAGGTACATACCGTTGTAGGCAGGCTCGAGCAGTGAGGAGTTGTTAACCCACAGAGCAGACCTGCGTGCCAGAGCACGGGCCTCCGCCGACTCACCGCCCCGCAGCATGCCCTCCGTGAACTCCACCCCGAGAAATCCGCAGATGAGTTTCAGCTGCGATTCGGGGTCGGCAACGAAGTCCTCATACCGGACAGTGAGCACCTGGCCCGGGCATCGCTCGGACAGCTCGGCCGCCGCGTCATAGGCACGCACCCAAGTCAGCGCGTTCAAGGTTGTGTCGAAGTCATGGATGATGGCCCGGCTCATGCTGTTGACCTGGGCACGCGGATCCCGCACGACATTGAGGAAACGCATCTGCGGATGAACGGCAAGCTGCTCGGCCGCATAGTGAACACTGTCAAGCGACTTGTCCATCAGCACCGAGGCGTTATGCATCTCGCCTGCCTGCCGCAGCATCTCCCAGGGCACCGCGTGAACACTGCGCGGCTGCTCCGCGAGCGCCTCGAACACGACCACCGGATCGAGAGCGACCCCGGGCCACTTCACCATCGTCGCAGCCTGCAACCCGATCACATCGGTGATCATCTGGAAATAGGCTCGATCGTCAGATAGATCACCGTAGAGCGGCACCAGGTGCATGAAGTCAGTGATGTGCAGCGGGTAGGGGGAGTAGAGCTCGGGACTGCCACTCAAGCGAAGGCGTATCGCATGGCTACCGCACCGCCGCAAAGGCACCATCAGCACCCGGACCGGACCCGGGTCATGCTCGCCTGTCGGAACCATCAACTCCTCCTGAAACTGCTCAGCGACGAGCCCCTGCCAGATCCACGTCTGAAACACGCCCTAGCCGTGCAGACCGCACTCGCTCTTCCCGGTCTCCGCCCACCGCCCGCTGCGTGCATCACCATCAATCAGCGGCTTGACCGTGCAGGGGGCACAGCCGATGGACAGATAGCCCTCTTGAACCAGAAGGTTCTGCAAGATGCCGTTGTCGACGATGTAGCTGTTGAACCTGGCGTCATCCCATGCTGCCAGGGGATTGACCTTCACTAGACCGTTGCGCGCATCCCAGCTCACGACCGGGAAGTCGTGGCGCGCCGACGAATCCACCCGCCGGACCCCGGTCACCCAGGCGTCGTAGCCGGACAGCGCCCGGCGCAGTGGCAGCACCTTGCGCAGCAGGCAGCACCGGTTGGGATCACTCCGGAACAGATCCACCCCTTCAAACACGTTCTGCTCCACCACACTGCGATCCGGAGTCACATTGAGAATCCGCAAATCGCGGTAGGTAAGAGGGAGCGCGTCACGAACCCCGAGGGTCTCGGCGAAGTGATAGCCGGTGTCCAGGAACACGACCTCAGCATCCGGTTTCGCCCGCACCGCGAGATCGATCAGGACCGCGTCCTGCCGGCTCGAAGCCACAATCCATTTCTCCCTGAACACGTCTGCCGTCCACGCGATCGCTTCTTCCGCTGACGCCTCCTCCAGCCAGCCGGCATTCCTGTCAACGAAATGATCATCCGCTTCGCGATCTGGGAGCAGATCACCGGCACCGCCGGCCTGCCCACTGCAGCCTGAACGACGCCGACATCCCAGCCAGACACACGCTCAACCGGCCCAACCCACCGACGGATCAAATAACCTGACAGCACCCCGCCAGGCCCTCATCGACGACGGCCAGCCCGCCCCGGGCACGGTCTCGGGCCTCACGCGTTCCTTCTTCTTCACCCAGCCCGCTGGCGCGGCTCAGCTGAAGAAGCCCAATCCCGCCTCCGAGACGGACCGGCAGCGCAACCGGCGCGTGGCCTTCCTGGTCTGCTTCCTCACCTGAGCGCGGCGCGTTTCCCGCGGTGTGAGCTTTACGCCGTGGCACGCGCGGGCACCGGTCAGCGACCCCGACAGCCCTCCCGGCGTTGGGCTGAGACCGCACCTCGGTGACCGCCCTGTCATGGCAGATGACCCCTGGCCTCCCGGTTCTGCGGGGCCGGGGGGCATCGGGGCCAGGCCGCCACAAGGCTCAGGGCCCGGTGCGGCGCGGAGCTCCGCCCCGCGAGCGGAAGGTGACACCGGCGTCCTGGAGCAGTCTGTGGACGCCGCCGTAGGAGCGGCCCGTTTCCTCCGCGAGGGCCCGGATGGACTGCCCGCCCTCGTACTTGGCCTTCAGGTCGGCCGCAAGCTTGTCGCGGTCCGGGCCGGGCGTGAGCCGGCGGGCCGGCGTCTTGTTCGGCGTGGGCGGATAGACCACCCACGAGGCCCACCGCGACCTGGACGACGCGGTGCGTGCGCTGCGGCGGCCCGCGTCCTGGCCGCGCGAGCACGAGCAGGCCACACGCTGGTCCCGCCGTCTGCTCGCCGACGAGACCCTGACCGCCGTCGACGTGGAGACCACGGGGCTGGACAACGCCTTCGCGTTGCAGATCGCCGCCGTGGCCGGGACGGCACCGTGCTCTTCAACGAGTACGTGCGGCCGAACGCCGTCATCGAGCAGGCGGCGATCGCCGTGCACAAGATCACGCCGGAGCGGGTCGAGACGGCGCCGGCCTTCGGCGAGCTGCTTCCCCGGCTGACCGACGTCCTTAACGGCCGCACGCTGGTGTCGTCGTACAAGGCCGACTTCGACCGCGGCGTCTTCGAGCGCGAACTGGTCCGCCACCACGGCGACCCGGCGGCGGCCGGGCTGTGACCTTCAGGGCTTCATGACGCCGATTCTTTGCCGGTGTCTGGCCGCGAGACCCGCGCCCGGCCGGGAGGGGAGGGCGCGGGTCTGTGGGCTGCCGTGCCTGCACGGGGGCAGACAGGCGGCAGGTGAGGCCCGTCAGCAGCCACGAACTCCTCCGCCTGCTACGGGCCCTGATCCTTCCACCACCCCGGCGAGACCGCGACCACCTGCTGTGGTGGTCGACCTGGCGCCGACGCCATCAACATCGCGCCCGCCTCTGCCACCGCCGTTGGCACGCGTATGCCGACACCACACCATGATCAGACAGCATGCCGGCAGCTATCTACAGCTGCCGTGATTGACCCTTCAGCTGTAGATCATGGTGGTTGCGGGAGTTCTGTTGGTGTGTCGGGTCCGGCTGGGACGGTGTGACCGTGTGCTCGGCGGCGTCGGTGGCAGGCACGGGCGATGGCCTGGTGGAGGCGGCGGTAGGCGGACCAGGCCAGGCCGTGCCGGATGCGTTGG
This is a stretch of genomic DNA from Streptomyces sp. V4I8. It encodes these proteins:
- a CDS encoding phosphoadenylyl-sulfate reductase encodes the protein MLPDREADDHFVDRNAGWLEEASAEEAIAWTADVFREKWIVASSRQDAVLIDLAVRAKPDAEVVFLDTGYHFAETLGVRDALPLTYRDLRILNVTPDRSVVEQNVFEGVDLFRSDPNRCCLLRKVLPLRRALSGYDAWVTGVRRVDSSARHDFPVVSWDARNGLVKVNPLAAWDDARFNSYIVDNGILQNLLVQEGYLSIGCAPCTVKPLIDGDARSGRWAETGKSECGLHG
- a CDS encoding exonuclease domain-containing protein codes for the protein MLFNEYVRPNAVIEQAAIAVHKITPERVETAPAFGELLPRLTDVLNGRTLVSSYKADFDRGVFERELVRHHGDPAAAGL
- a CDS encoding ABC transporter ATP-binding protein, which gives rise to MNGFPASAAPAPAAPILRLTGTTKRFADTLVLDRIDLALAEGEFICLIGASGCGKSTLLSLMAGLDKPTSGTVWAGSARPALMFQDHALFPWLTAGQNIELALELRGMPRRHRTVEARRLLRMVRLDGAHGKRIHELSGGMRQRVALARALAQDSRILLMDEPFAALDAITRDMLHEVLDDVRAHTPVSVAFVTHNVREAVRLGDRVLLFSSRPGRVTHEWPVDIPRPRRIEDRDVADLAGEITEHLRKEIRRHVS
- the cysD gene encoding sulfate adenylyltransferase subunit CysD; this encodes MSVSGLSHLDVLESEAVYIMREVAGEFERPVVLFSGGKDSMVMLHLGLKAFAPAALPFPLLHVDTGHNFPEVIEYRDGVVARHGLRLHVASVQEFIDGGVLRERPDGTRNPLQSVPLTEAIRLQRFDAVLGGGRRDEEKARAKERVFSLRDQFSQWEPRRQRPELWQLYNGRHLPMEHVRVFPLSNWTELDVWQYIAREQIELPSIYFAHEREVFRRDGMWLAPGDWGGPRAGEVVEKRRVRYRTVGDMSCTGAVDSAATSVEAVIAEITASRLTERGATRGDDRLSEAAMEDRKREGYF
- a CDS encoding sulfotransferase; the encoded protein is MFQTWIWQGLVAEQFQEELMVPTGEHDPGPVRVLMVPLRRCGSHAIRLRLSGSPELYSPYPLHITDFMHLVPLYGDLSDDRAYFQMITDVIGLQAATMVKWPGVALDPVVVFEALAEQPRSVHAVPWEMLRQAGEMHNASVLMDKSLDSVHYAAEQLAVHPQMRFLNVVRDPRAQVNSMSRAIIHDFDTTLNALTWVRAYDAAAELSERCPGQVLTVRYEDFVADPESQLKLICGFLGVEFTEGMLRGGESAEARALARRSALWVNNSSLLEPAYNGMYLQTMDRREIEIVETLAAGHMKRYGYQAHTPAGVELCEQELADARERSETGRQEAWERLRSQNPQDYQLRKYRAWYLDAVRQRLLIRR
- a CDS encoding sulfate adenylyltransferase subunit 1, encoding MLNASDTAPAATVASAEVDTLRFATAGSVDDGKSTLVGRLLHDSKSVLSDQLDAVELASRNRGWSVPDLALLTDGLRAEREQGITIDVAYRYFATPRRRFILADTPGHVQYTRNMVTGASTADLAVILADAQSGIVDQTRRHAAIAALLRVPHLVLAVNKMDLADYDHPRFKEVAAEFTAYAAGLGLPEITAIPVCALLGDNVVTPSAAMNWYHGPTLLEHLETVPVTHETAAAPPRFPVQYVIRHAGIRHYAGQLVSGRLCVEDAVTVMPSGRTTTITSLDVLGHHVTTAHTPQSLSLRLADDIDVARGDLIVSASSPPPLAQEFTADVCHLADKPLRPGDRVLLKHTTRTVLALVADLHNTAQLGANDLASVTLRTAQPIAVDPYANNRRTGSFLLIDPADGATLTAGMARPPA
- a CDS encoding helix-turn-helix domain-containing protein; protein product: MVYPPTPNKTPARRLTPGPDRDKLAADLKAKYEGGQSIRALAEETGRSYGGVHRLLQDAGVTFRSRGGAPRRTGP
- the cysC gene encoding adenylyl-sulfate kinase; protein product: MGASGVAGRGATVWLTGLPSAGKTTIAYLLAERLRGEGRRVEVLDGDELRGVLSAGLGFSRPDRDCHVRRVGLVAEVLARNGVLAVVPVIAPYADSREAVRKRHLDSGTAYVEVYVAAPVAVCALRDVKGLYARQAAGLMTGLTGVDDPYEPPSAPDLTVRTEAQTPRESADAVHALLAARGLA